The genomic interval gtgtgtatgtggaaaGGGATTTATCATAAGCACTTGGCTCATGCAGTTAGGGAAGCTGACAAATTCCAATTTTTACAGTGTGAATCATcgagctggagacccaggagagccaaTTGTGGAGTCTAGTCTGAGTTCAAAGGATAGAGGACCAGAAGAGGCAATTGTGTAGTTGACCCTGGAGCTGGCAAACTCAAGATCTAGGAAGAGCCAATGTTTTAGACTAAGTTCAAAGGCAGAAAAAAGTTGATGTCCCAGGTGGATGGCCATCAGGCAGAAGGAATTCTTACTGgacctttttattctattctggCCTTCTACAGATTGGGTAAGGCCCACTCACATTAAGGAGAGTTATTTCTTGACTCAGTCTATGAATTCAAATGCTAATATCGTCCCCAAACCCATTCAGATACAGCCAGAACAGTATTTGACCCAATATTTGGGCACTATAAGGCCCATTCAAATGGACACAAAGTTAACCATCACAGCAGAGGAGGGCTGATGGGGGCATGCTCCTTTCCCCAGAGGTTTGGACTTTTGGTGGGTTTACTGGAGAACATGTTGCCAGACTGGCAGTGAACTAGACATTGTCCTTTTTCTGGGTCACAAAAGGGAGGTAATGGCCTCTTTCTGCAGCTTTCTTGGCTCTTGAAGGCTGACCACCAGTGCTAAGATGGACCTTGCCTATTAGGGCAAGCCCATGTGAGAGCGATACCACTAGTTGGAGTGACATGAATGGACCCAGGCGAGAAAGGTCAAGGTGTCttttcatatgtgaaaaaaagGGAAGCCAGGTGACTCGGAGGTCGACAGTGAAGGAAGGATGACTCTTGCAGCTTCCACTTCTAGACCTCTTCCTGCCTGGGGGGCGGTGAGTTTGCCCTCCCCTTTCCTAATGCCCTGGTGACTTTTCCCACTGCTGGCCACATTCTCCTCCAAGGAGCTGCTTTAAATCCCTTCTTTGAAAAGAAAGCAGTCAGCATAAGACTTTGCTCAGGATGAACATCAAACAGAATTATGCAGCACTTATTAAAGCAATTGCTTGATAAAGAATCAAAAAGAGAGGAGTCTGACCCTTTCTAGACAAATCTTACCCACATATTGTAATCTACCAATTGGATTTTGTGTCAGTCAACAAGGGTAAATAAATTCTGCTCCTGAGTCAGAACACTTCCTCACTATGctataagcaaataaaatcttcatgaagactttcatattattataatatgtaataaaaatagctGATATTCATAAGGGCTTTCATAAGGTGCAATATAATAGGTGTTATGTGCCTACAGACAGACTGTATGGTGTACACCTTATATACAACATCTCATTTAGTCCTCAGAATAATCCCATGGGAAAGAATCATGAAGAAACTATGATtgcccccattttgcagatgagtaaCAGTGGCTTAGAGAGATGATAGAACCTGCCAGGATAATCCATCCTGGTGAGACCAGCCATGTCCTACCCCAACAGAACACATAGATTTAACACACAGATGGCAGCACCGGTTTACATCCAGCTGTTATGGAAAGAAGGCtttcacttcagtcagaaggCTCCAGCCAGATTCCTAGGATTGCAACAGATTGGAGAAGGCTTTGTTTTATAGACACCATGGTGAATAACAGTCCAGTGAGCCCAGCAGAAGCATTCCATGCCAAGCTGCATCACTTTCATTTCTACAGCTTGAGACATGATTGCATTTGAGAAAAGGAACTTCTCATTGAGGTATCCATCCCTCACCCCCAAATGCCTCGTTGTATAAAGCTTGGTCATGTCCTCTGCCCGCTTTACTAGCTGGAAGGAGCTTGCAGCTCACCTATAATCACCTTTTAGGGCTTTCTAAAAGGAGAATGAAAATTAAACTCCCTCCCTCCCGATTAACACCTGATTAAAATGGGGGTGTTAAGAGTGAGCAGTTTTGCATGACCTTGGAAGGAAAAACTGGCAATTACAAGATCTCCCTGTAGGTAAGTGCTCCTCCCACATTCCTAGCTGagctggcttttcttttttttaatgtatccaCCAAATCAGAACTgaatttgtagctcagtggtacagcacctgcctagcctgtgtgaggcactgggtttgattctcagcaccctatacaaataaataaaggttcatcaacatgtaataaaaatatttcagaaaaagtaTCCACCAAATTACCTCCCCTACTCTGTTTTCTGAATTGTTCCCTAATGTAGTTTCAAATGCAATATGTATCACTGATAATGATTTACCTACCATCAACCTCCAGGTTCACCCTTCTGTAAGGTAGCAGTATAAACTTTCCAAGAACATAAAAAACATGTCTCCCTAGTAGCAGTTGTGGGGAAAATGTGGCAGTTTTCCACttagattttcataaaattttgggGAGGGAAAGGAGTTTTCCAAAGGTGTGTCATTAATGAAGCTTTTTTGTTTaagataacttaaaaaatatttttagttgtagatggacacaatacctttatttattgactggtgtggtgctgagaactgaacacagggcctcacatgtgcgaggcaagtgctctaccaccaagccacaaacccagcccctaatTAAGCTTTTCTTTGAAAGGTTTCATCTGATGCCAGAAGGCAAACAACCTGCACTTACATTTTTGATTCAACAAGTTTGCAGAAAACTACCTACAATGAAATTgcccataaaatatttcatgcctTAGTGTTTCCTTAGCACAGTGTTGGTTATATTGCTGCCTATTACCATCACACCCTAGAGCTTCAGAATCTCCCTCCCTTACAGCATACCTCAGTTCACCTGCCTTCCCAGCTTCCTATCCTCTCAAAAATGGGATCCTAGTCAATCAGGAATAATGACATATTGAAAGCAGCCTCTGGTTTTAATAGCTAGaaagatgttatttaaaaaaaatgttaaattgttAGTTTCTATCACTGTCCTAAATTCCTGCCataattttcaaacaaattttagGTGGAACTCATGTCCCTGGCTGCTTTTTTAGAACATCTACAATTTATAGTATATGGTTTATCTGATGGGTAAAGTGGtgcttgtttttatttgcatttattacaTTGTTCAAAGGGAAGTAGATAAATAGAAGTCCTTACCTAAGGCCTTGATTCCATAGACTCACAGCGATTCTCGAATGGCATAGTTCCCCAATAACTTTTGAgagttatctttattttaatactttgggaagagaagattaaaaaacaaaaccatgcaCTTGCATCTCTTTACTAAAGGAACAAGAATACTTCTCAAAGCACTGAAGCAGAAACCTATACTGCTGAAAGATGAAATCCTAAAACTTCTATCTCAGGAAGAGTGAGAACAAAAATGTGGAGAGTGTGGACCACATGAATTATTAGTACAGATCGTTGAAGAAACAATACAGTCATACTGAGGGGAGatccacattctcatcaacagTGAACTTGTGACAGACCCACCTGAGAAGCTTAAGTTTCCAAGCAGAAAGGCGCAGGAGGATAAGAACTTTACCAAGGAAATTGAAAAGTTCCTAAACTGctgcctcctcttcttcctcctcctcaaacTCTCCCAGTTCCTCGGTGGTGGCCTCCTGATACTGCTGGTACTCGGAGACCAGGTCATTCAGGTTACTCTCGGCCTGGGTGAACTCCATCTCGTCCATGCCCTCCCCTGTGTACCAGTGCAGGAAGGCCTTGCGCCGGAACATAGCCGTGAACTGCTCAGAGATGCGCTTGAAGAGCTCCTGGATGGCCGTGTTGTTGCCGATGAAGGTGGCTGACATCTTGAGGCCCCGCGGTGGGATGTCACACATGGCCGTCTTCACGTTGTGGGGGATCCAATCCACAAAGTAGCTGCTGTTCCTGTTCTGTACGTTGAACATCTGCTCGTCCACCTCCTTCATGGACATGCGGCCTCGGAAGATGGCAGCCACGGCCAGGTAGCGACCCTGGCGGGGGTCGCACGCGGCCATCATGTTCTTGGAGTCAAACATCTGCTGGGTGAGCTCGGGCACCGTCAGGGCGCGGTACTGCATGCTGCCCCGGCTGGTCAGGGGCGAGAAGCCGGGCATGAAGAAGTGCAGGCGTGGAAAGGGCACCATGTTCACGGCCAGCTTGCGCAGGTCTGCGTTCAGCTGGCCCGGGAAGCGCAGGCACGTGGTGACCCCGCTCATGGTGACCGACACCAGGTGATTGAGGTCCCCGTAAGTGGGGGTGGGCAGTTTCAGGGTGCGGAAATGGATGTCATATAGGGCCTCGTTGTCGATGCAGAAGGTTTCATCTGTGTTTTCTACCAGTTGGTGGACAGAGAGGGTGGCATTGTAGGGCTCCACCACGGTGTCCGACACCTTGGGCGAAGGCATGACGCTGAAGGTGTTCATGATGCGGTCTGGGTACTCCTCTCGGATATTGCTGATGAGCAGGGTGCCCATGCCAGATCCAGTGCCACCCCCCAGTGAGTGGGTCAGCTGGAAGCCCTGGAGACAGTCACagctctctgcctccttcctcacCATGTCCAGCACGGAGTCCATCAGCTCGGCTCCCTCTGTGTAGTGGCCCTTGGCCCAGTTATTCCCTGCACCACTCTGGCCTACCAGAGGGAAAGAGAATATTAGACACAAATATACAAGGATTCTGAATGATGTCATTTGCACTGTGGAGAAGGTAGGACTAGGACTGGAAAATAAAACACCCCAAGATAGTGTGGCCATACATTGATAACTTTCATCTctcccaaaataaatccttcctagATGCTGGAATGGAGAAAGTGTCTCATTAAACCTAGAATGATAATCTCTAGGAAACACTATTCTCTTCCAAAATAACTCCTCTCCAGGTGCTGGCCACTGACTCCCAACCCTGAAACTCAAATTCCTGAGTGCCCAGACTGACAAGCTCACCAAATCACCCATGAGCTATATAAACCCAGTCCCCTCCTTtgttcagtggctcattttccaccaggaaagtgggtccatTCCCATAGGTATAGTCCTGTTCCTGAATAAAAGGCCGATATGACCCATGGATTTGCATCCAGCCCGATCTCTTTGTGCTAACAACTAATCCTAAATAACCTTTTAGAGATGCTTTTGTTTCCTAAGACTGTCTGCACCCTCTCTGTCCACCAACTGGTAGAAAACACAGATGAAACCTTCTGTATCAGTGACCCTCAAAAATGCTGGGAATCATCTTAAAGTaagaaaagcaggaaagagaaaatgtttaacaAAATTCATCTGCTTCTCAAACTAGGGAAAATGGTTCAATACTCTAATGAAGTACAAATAGACAGAAAAAGCACAGGGTGATCAGAGGGGCAAGGGGCTCTAAGCAGTTGTCTAAATCTTGCTCACATGCTGTGCTTTTGGCCTTCATTGCCTAACAGTAATTAAGTGAGTTCAACAGATGCTTTGAAGTTACCTGTAGCCTATTGAGCCTCattagaagctttttttttttttttgctcttgagACTTTCCCTTCAGAGGCTGCTGGAATGGATTCTGGCATTAATCCCTGAGCTGTCCAGAGTGACCAGAAAAATGCCCCCACCCCCATGGGCTGGAAGGGATTAGGCCAGGACTGGGGCCATCTGTGGACACAGTATCTCCTGCACACTGATCACTGAGAACTGTGAAGTGTATGGCTGTTAGGAAGAAAGTGAGTCATGGTCCCATGGACCATGAGGACATACCAAACACAAAGTTGTCTGGCTTGAATATCTGGCCGAATGGTCCCGATCTCACCGAGTCCATTGTTCCTGGCTCTAGGTCCACTAGGATGGCCCGAGGAACATATTTGTTGCCTATAGGAACAAAAGCTGACTTACATTTGTGCTTGACAAAGAATTGTGGGTAGGGTCATAATTCTGTGTAGTTCTCACAGAAGGATTTATTATAGAAGATTCCAATATTTGagacaaaagggaaaaagaaaaagaatgcttaGCCTGCTtagtcatgttttaaaaaaatacaaaaaacaaaaaacaaaaaacaggactaTTCAGGAACTTTAAAGTATATCTTTTTATGCTGGCATTTTATATTAATGTGCAAAAATGcatttctttgtcatttgtgTGCTCCTAGAACATTTCCTCTGTCACCATTCGGAAAGCAAGTTTAATATCCAATATACTCACCAGATGCTTCATTGTAGTACACATTGATTCTCTCCAGCTGTAAGTTACTATCTCCATGATAACTGCCAGTGGGGTCAATGCCATGTTCATCACTGATGACCTCccaaaactgaaaggaaaaaaaaatcactccatgTTCCAGCATCCTGTCACTGGAATGCCTTGGAATGGTGGTCAGACAGTCAAGAATCCTAGACTAAGACCACAGAGCTGTGGCCTGTATTTCTCATATCAATTTCTTCCTGGTGGCTGGGAAGTCCGAAGAACAGGAGCCATATATGGTCACAGACTGAAGGGCTGGAATGACATTGGAAGAGAAGGGAGCAGCAATACAGATCCTCTTGTAGAAAGCAGTGGACACAGTGGGGCTGTCCCTCCAGGCAGGTTTGAATGTCCCTGAATCCCTACTGATGGATGAGTTCCTGGATGGGTTCTAGCAGGACCAAGGATCCAGTGGCCCCACTCCTGGCACAAACCCCAGGCAGCTTTTACCAGCAAAGGTTGATGCCAGCAATGTACATGTTGGCCTCTGGATCCTAACCCTGGCAGGCAATGGGTGAATGTGGGTAGGGATCATGggagggcatctgagtggcagggGAAGAAACTGGCCACCATGAGGAAAAGTGGGTCCCTGGGTAATTTAAAGGGCATTGATTTAAGGCACACATAGCTGCATCACCATATTCACGGTGGCAGGTTGTGTTGCCCTGTGGCCTCACCATGGCACCTGGCAGCTGGTGACCCCAGTTTTCTCCCGACTCCGCTCTCATCCTTGgggcccctggccctggcctgtgTCACACAGGGTCCACGCCCCAGTAACGTGCCCACCTTGGCGCCGATCTGATTGCCGCATCGGCCTGCCTGGATGAGCACAATTTCACGCATGATGACAAAAGCAAGTGAAGGAGTGCAGGTGAAGGCCACTTTAGAGCTGGTGAAGGCCCCGACTTGGTTGAGCAGAGACTTGCTGGGGCCAGCAGCTCTGCTTTTATATCCTGGACCCACCCAGCCCTGGTGATGTAATGGTGGGCGGGGAAATGAGAAGTTACAGATGAAAGGGATTTGAGTTGAAGGAGCAAAACTGCCTCTGTATAGCCCAAGGTGATCCCCTCATCATGAATATGAATTCTACTTGCCATATTGATTTGGTCTATATCAGAGGTGGAAGTAAAAAATCCAGTTACCCGTGGGGAGTCTCTGGGCTCAGCTGGGTGTCTTGGTTATTCCTACTTTAGGAAGCCAGACCTGGGAGTACCCCCAGCATGTAGGCAGGTGCCTGGTGCCTCCTCTCGGGCTGGGATTGATCTCCTAGACTCTCTACCCTTTCTCCATTGAACAAACTTCTGGGCCCCCACTGGACAGCTTGTGCCACTGATACTCTTCTCCATGGCATCACCTCCACCTTCAACCACCCCTGCATCCTCTTCCACACTACAGCACAGTGCTTACTAATAAATGAGCTTTTAAGTTACTTGCCCTATGCTAAACACAGGTTCATCTAGTTCCAAAGACCATGTTTCCTTTCCCAAACAGTAGGTGTGTGAGGTGAAATTGTAAGATGGCCCCAAGATTCACCCGACCTAGGTGCACACATCTTTTCCCAATTGTTCAATCAAACACTCATCTAGGAACTCCTGTTAAGGATTTTGACAGGTATAATTAAAGTTCCCAATCAGTTGACATCAAAGTATAGAGATTATATGTGCCTTCTCTAATCAAAtgaacctatttatttatttatttgttttggtactaggagttgaacccaggggcccttaaccactgagccatatccacagcattttttatcttttttattgtgagacagggtctcactaagttgctgaggctgatcctcctgcctcagcctcttgagtcgtcaggaatacaggcatgtgccactgtgatcGGCCAGATGAGCCCTTTTcaagcaaagaattttttttccagctggtgagagaaaaatgtgtgtatttttatcCATAGAAACCTCTTCTGATGGCTTAAAGGATGGGCTACACTGTTGTGGAAGGGGCTATATGTATACATTTCAGGTATCCCTGAAATCTTTCTGGGGATCCTAATAGAGCAGAAGGCACCCAAAGGCTGCCCCAAATGGTGGATGTACCTGCTGCATTTGACATGATGCTAACTCGTAGAAATATTCGTGCAGACAGAGCAAAGAAAATGGGACTGACCAATTGGTGGAACCCCTGGGACCAGGAGTAAAAGCTCCAGAAAAATAGACAATTGAATAACTAGAAGAGGTTATAGTTATTTTTGCCAATGGACTAGTTGATAAGAAGCTCTCTCCTAAGAGATACAAGGGATTGGTGGATAAACCAACAGCATATGCCATGACTATTCCATTTGTTAGACCACACATTTACAAAATCATGGAAAAAGAAGTGTGAAAGCAGACCAAAGGCCTTTATCTTGCCCCTCTGAAAATAATTCATGTCATAAAAACTGGACTTGAACAAAGAAGTGATGCTGGTTATCTTACTGAATCACCAGAAATTTGGAGAGTTGGCATTGACTAAAGAATCAAAGGCCTTGTTGGGACTTTATCATGATTAAGTCCTatgccagaaaaataaatttggagcTCTACAGAAGTATGTTAAGCCTTTAGCTATTCTTGGTGCAGGGTTCATGGGAGCTTCCATCACCCAATCTCCATGGACAAGGGGCTAAAGACCCTTCTTAAAGATACTACAGAAGCTGGAGTGGACCAGAGACAGCAACGAGTGTTCAGAGAATTGAACGACAAAGTGAAGAAGAAAGCTATGACATCATTTGAAAGGATTCCATCTTCAGCAACTTGATTGGGCAGCTTGATTACCAGGGTTTTGAAAAGGCTGACGTGGTGATTGAAGCTGTTTTTGAGGACCTCGGTGTTAAGCACAAAGTGCTAAAGGAAGTAGCTCACTGTGTCTTTGCCAGTAACTCCTCTGCTCTCCCAATCAATGAAATTGTTGCTGTCAGCAAAAGACCTGAGAAAGTAATTGGCATGCACTACTTCTCTCCTGTGGTCAAGATGCAGCTACTAGAGATCATCACAACCAAGAAAACATCCAAGGAGACAACCACTTGTACTGTAGCAGCTGGTCTTAAGCAGGGGAAGTTCATCCTTGTGATTAAGGATGGATCTGGCTTCTACACCACCAGGTGTCTTATATCCATGATGACCGAAATCATATGAATCCTCCAGGAAGGAGTTGACCCTGAGAAGCTGGATTCTCTGACCACAGGCTTTGGCTTTCCTATGGGTGCTGCTACCCTGTCAGATGAAGTTGGTGTGGTTATTGTGAAACATGGTAGAAGATCAGGGGAGTGGTTTGGAGGTAGAAGCCTAGAACTGCTGAAACAGCTGGTGTCCAGGGCTTCCTGGGTTGCAGGTCTGGGAAGAGCTTTTACATCCATGAGGAGGGCTCGAAGAATAAGAGTTTGAATTCTGACATGAATAAGAATTTTACAAGTCTGAGGCTTTCTGCAAAGCCTGAGGCCTCCTCTGATGAAGATATCCAGTACCATTGGTGATAAGATTTGTGAATGAGGTAGTCATGTGCCTACAGGAAGGGATGTTGCCAAACCTGCAGAGGGAGACATTGGAGCAGTTTTTGGCCTAGGCTTCCTCCCTTGTCTCGGAGGGTCCTTCTGTTTCATGGATCTATATGATGACCAGAAGATAGTGGACCAGCTCCAGAAGCATGAAGCTTCCTATGGAATACAGTTCATCCCATGCCAGCTGCTCACTGACCTTGCCAACATCCCCAGCAAGAAGTTCTACTAGTGAGCAGCTCCTCCCACCTTGCTCCATCAACACACTAGCCCAGATGCCAGCAGCGCTGCTTCTACAGTGCCATCTGGGTGTATCAGGAAGCCGAAGGAAGACCAAGTGTGACCCTGAGTTTGCTCCTTAATTAACATGACTTCAGCTCTGACCATCTCCTTCCTGGTGAAATCTGACTGTGAATGAGAGTTTGTACTTCATATCAGAAAGTGGGACCCACTATACTGCTTTTATAAACCCTGAAGCCCACATCAGTAGCTAAGAGCCATCTGGAGCCACCTTTGTTGCCTGTTCCTCCTGGGAAGCTAGCGAGCTAGCAATAGCCAATGGTGGTGACAGCATTTCTGTACTGAGCCCAACACAggacaacaataaaaaccaaactatcaccctaaaaaaaaaaaaaaaggttcagaggagaaatttttGGGTAATGACATCCTTAACCCAACCAgaaaattaatcacctgatgggattcagtgagtggtaactgaaagcaggtcgggcgtggctggaggaggtggggcattggggcgtggctttggtgtctatattttatatctggcaagtggagtctctctgatttctgatcatcatttgagctgctttcttctgtcatgctcttccaccatgatgtcgtgcctcaccttgaaccctgaggaatggactcagctgtctatggaccaagacctctgaaactgtgagcccccaaatacactttttctCCCTAAAATTATTATGGTCAaatcttttaatcacagcaacaaaaaagctgaccaaaacacgaTGTATATCCTCTTGTATACTTCAAATCATCCCtagaatacttaaaatatttggtaCAAGAATAGGagatacagagacaaactcacataaatacagttatctcatactagacaaaggcccccaaaacatatattggagaaaagataccctcttcaaaaaatggtgctggcaaaactagAAATTTATACATAGCAAAATGTAATTAAACCTcactctctcaccctgcacaaaactcaactgaaagaggatcaaag from Urocitellus parryii isolate mUroPar1 chromosome 3, mUroPar1.hap1, whole genome shotgun sequence carries:
- the LOC113198762 gene encoding tubulin beta-4B chain-like — translated: MREIVLIQAGRCGNQIGAKFWEVISDEHGIDPTGSYHGDSNLQLERINVYYNEASGNKYVPRAILVDLEPGTMDSVRSGPFGQIFKPDNFVFGQSGAGNNWAKGHYTEGAELMDSVLDMVRKEAESCDCLQGFQLTHSLGGGTGSGMGTLLISNIREEYPDRIMNTFSVMPSPKVSDTVVEPYNATLSVHQLVENTDETFCIDNEALYDIHFRTLKLPTPTYGDLNHLVSVTMSGVTTCLRFPGQLNADLRKLAVNMVPFPRLHFFMPGFSPLTSRGSMQYRALTVPELTQQMFDSKNMMAACDPRQGRYLAVAAIFRGRMSMKEVDEQMFNVQNRNSSYFVDWIPHNVKTAMCDIPPRGLKMSATFIGNNTAIQELFKRISEQFTAMFRRKAFLHWYTGEGMDEMEFTQAESNLNDLVSEYQQYQEATTEELGEFEEEEEEEAAV